The following proteins are co-located in the Echinicola sp. 20G genome:
- a CDS encoding MBG domain-containing protein: MYKFYRNGQGESLVPIWVKDLIRYLYPTPNKMGNFSQKFFLVIIFFLGALFSSFSQTTLSAGDIGVIRINTDGVDGYSIINLVPLSSGTTFTVTEQGWRGSTLKWQENTEPHVAITLSSAYPAGTVFHLDEDISNELSLRINSSSTIVDTFAAVGFSFVGGDQVIVYQGTKASPTFITGLTNDDGGALDTYGYGNDDVTHWLEEDSGADSRVTGAQGSRIPTGLTNGVNAISLFYDVDTDPEKDNSIYIGPNSGTRTQMMEYINNRSNWMHNDATPYSRPTTSFTVTPDGPSVVVPSITTSSITGITENTAFMGGNVSSDGGASVTEKGVVYSSSDNSPEIGESGVIKDTNGSGTGSFGKTIFGLSSGTNYYFRAYATNSAGTAYGTMVSFTTTMASGTPADQNFNSNGNVTGSGPIDIDGIRYTGGPSSDRYVMVDDVSGITPSTDFSGKGIMIGNNNQESPGYAEFFSIDNSRDFKISSFLIETYSNSGGGYATEYTIIGYNNGVQKASTDVNMLASGNYGSGSTTITYAKNSSGMSTAGRFTFTGSGWGNVDHIRIQTKSPSLAYYYVGLDDIDFEDPVTNSTPTGILLSSSSVNQSAGNNATVGTLSTTDADISDSHSYSLVSGTGDSNNGSFNINGNALRANNTAILSPGNYSVRVQTDDGNGGTYQSVFSITVVDNVAPSYENSTPSLSSITISSANLSVDLNEEGKVYYVVLSDGATAPFAIHIRNGTDRFGSPAPFSGNFTTSGTTGNIGISGLSPNTSYDLWVMSEDGIPNLGSTVKIDFTTNAPDSDGNLTDAGTVSEPVDISSLIDTQAEAIDIFDFNISDGGSADGLPLTVSQIAINVSGTSNDLGRSKITFRLDGNDASNAIGVYNPTTDKIIFSGLSISVANGTSETYTVNAYFNDNTGIIEDQTVILSIDGDTDLSVGSTGTQMGTTSVVSNGSGSAIDIVASQLVFSTQPAGSISGQALTTQPTVSARDAYGNIDSDFSETITLTEASAGSLTGTTTVNAVNGVAVFSNVGYSATVDQETFGISANDQDGVGTNLSVVGSNVLTSDVVASKLIYATQPAPLSVDNGKSTSLTTVPVVKAVDSNGIVDTGYSTSIILAEVNGAGSASMSATSDTDGNAATISITPSSGIATFIGMQLTYIASGTSDETFNLQASSGGLSTANSNQLTARVNNAPTASSPSISGSLSVAKQLTGNYSYSDLESDPESGSTYKWYRAEDNTGSGKVAISGATEKQYTLQAVDQGKYISFEVTPSDGTDAGTAVESDFEGPVKIDQAITFPSIANKTYGGASFTLGNAQTDQGLTVTYTATDPNVVSITGNQATILKAGNTQITATQSGDGLTNAAAPVVQTLTVGKATLTVTADDKSKVYGSTDPVLKVSYSGFENGDDETALGGTLAVSRATGEDVGNYVITASGYTSDNYTISYTTGNFEITKATLMVTAEDKSKVYGSTDPLLTVSYTGFKNGDDKAALGGTLAISRATGEDVGNYVITASGYTSDNYTISYTTGNFEITKATLMVTAEDKSKVYGSTDPLLTVSYTGFKNGDDKAALGGTLAISRATGEDVGNYVITASGYTSDNYTISYTTGNFEITKATLMVTAEDKSKVYGSTDPLLTVSYTGFKNGDDKAALGGTLAISRATGEDVGNYVITASGYTSDNYTISYTTGNFEITKATLMVTAEDKSKVYGSTDPLLTVSYTGFKNGDDKAALGGTLAISRATGEDVGNYVITASGYTSDNYTISYTTGNFEITKATLMVTAEDKSKVYGSTDPLLTVSYTGFKNGDDKAALGGTLAISRATGEDVGNYVITASGYTSNNYTISYTAGDFEITKATLTVLADDKSKVYGATDPVLTVSYTGFKNGDDKAALGGTLAISRTTGEDVGNYVITASGYTSDNYTISYTAGDFEITKATLTVLADDKSKVYGATDPVLTVSYTGFKNGDDKAALGGTLAISRTTGEDVGNYAITATGYTSDNYTINYTAGNFEITKATLTVTADDKSKVYGSVDPSLTVSYSGFENGDDETALGGTLAISRTTGEDVGNYAITASGYSSDNYTISYTAGNFEVTKATLTVTAEDKSKVYGSVDPSLTVSYSGFENGDDESALGGTLAISRATGENVGNYAITATGYTSDNYTINYTAGNFEITKATLTVTADDKSKVYGSVDPSLTVSYSGFENGDDETALGGTLAISRTTGEDVGNYAITASGYSSDNYTISYTAGNFEVTKATLTVTAEDKSKVYGSVDPSLTVSYSGFENGDDESALGGTLAISRATGENVGNYTITATGYTSDNYTISYTAGDFEITKATLTVTADDKSKVYGSADPVLTVSYSGFENGDDKAALGGTLDIVRTTGENVGNYAITTSGYTSDNYTISYIAGNFEITKATLTVTADDKSKVYGSADPSLTVSYSGFVNGDDETALGGTLDISRAAGEDVGTYAIIASGYKSSNYTISYMDGSFAITQAALTVTADDQSKVYGDTDPSLIVSYSGFVNGDDETALGGTLAISRSTGEDVGNYAITASGYTSDNYTINYTGGNFEITKATLMVTADDKNKVYGSTDPVLTVSYSGFENGDDETALGGTLAISRSTGEDVGNYAITASGYTSDNYTISYTTGNLEITKATLTVTADDKNKVYGSTDPVLTVSYSGFENGDDETALGGTLAVSRATGEDVGNYTITASGYTSDNYTINYTAGNFEITKATLTVTADDKNKVYGSVDPSLTVSYSGFENGDDEAALGGTLAISRTTGEDVGNYAITATGYTSDNYTINYTSGNFEITKATLTVTADDKSKVYGSVDPSLTVSYSGFVNGDDEAALGGTLAIVRTTGEDVGNYTITASGYTSDNYTINYTAGNFEVTKATLMVAADDKNKVYGSTDPVLTVSYSGFENGDDEAALGGTLAIVRTTGEDVGNYTITASGYTSDNYTINYTGGNFEITKATLTVLADDKSKVYGSVDPSLTVNYTGFGNGDDETALGGTLAIIRATGEDVGNYAITASGYTSDNYSINYTAGDFEITKATLTVLADDKSKVYGSVDPSLTVSYSGFENGDDETALGGTLAISRSTGEDVGNYAITASGYTSDNYTISYTTGNFEVTKATLTVTADDKNKVYGSADPSLTVSYSGFVNGDDQIALDGTLAIVRTTGEDVGNYAITASGYTSDNYTISYTTGNFEVTKATLTVTADDKNKVYGSVDPSLTVSYSGFENGDDEAALGGTLAIVRTTGEDVGNYAITATGYSSDNYTISYTAGNFEITQATLTVTADDKSKVFGTADPALTYVVSGLVNGDGMEVMEGNLDRSPGEEVGIYPINKGSLSTNSNYLMQFTGGEFTIEARKIEEVYEPAAVEVAWGVSYDEVILPETVLVRTEEDEMINLPVRWDRTGIDLRNRGSYTINGELVLPSSVSEDAPSPYMDVVVLPKPAPTDLLLDHTEFEASVENIQIAIGGLEVIDPVDDVHMLDLVPGAGDNQYFLLSGSALYWSSNEALAGRTSFTVVLQVMDADGNILEKSFTITRLRKSLDEIEIYNTFTPNQDGTNDTWGIEELKYYTGVRIMVFERSGKRVFLTTDPETRWDGTFNGKELAPGSYFWVVETGETDKVRRGTLNLLRR; encoded by the coding sequence ATGTACAAATTTTACCGTAATGGACAGGGAGAGTCCCTGGTTCCAATATGGGTCAAAGATTTGATCCGTTACCTTTATCCTACGCCCAATAAAATGGGCAACTTTAGTCAAAAGTTCTTTTTGGTCATTATCTTTTTTTTAGGAGCACTATTTTCCTCCTTTTCCCAAACCACCTTATCAGCCGGTGATATTGGGGTAATCCGAATCAATACTGATGGAGTTGACGGGTATAGTATCATCAATTTAGTGCCCTTGAGTTCTGGAACCACTTTTACAGTTACAGAACAGGGGTGGCGGGGAAGTACGCTGAAGTGGCAGGAAAATACAGAACCCCATGTAGCCATTACTTTATCCTCCGCTTATCCAGCTGGAACAGTTTTCCACTTGGATGAAGACATTTCTAATGAATTGTCTTTACGCATAAATTCAAGTAGTACAATTGTCGATACCTTTGCGGCTGTCGGATTTAGTTTTGTAGGGGGAGACCAGGTGATTGTATATCAAGGTACGAAAGCAAGTCCTACCTTTATCACAGGGTTGACCAATGATGATGGAGGAGCGCTTGACACATATGGTTATGGAAACGATGATGTTACTCATTGGCTAGAAGAAGATTCAGGTGCTGACTCTCGGGTAACGGGTGCGCAGGGTTCTAGGATTCCAACAGGCCTTACCAATGGGGTAAATGCCATTTCATTGTTTTATGATGTAGATACAGATCCTGAAAAGGATAATTCAATTTATATAGGGCCAAATTCCGGTACCCGTACTCAAATGATGGAGTATATTAATAATCGATCAAACTGGATGCATAATGATGCTACGCCCTATTCAAGACCGACAACTTCCTTTACCGTTACCCCTGATGGACCTTCTGTTGTTGTCCCTTCTATAACAACTTCATCAATAACTGGCATTACTGAAAATACAGCATTTATGGGAGGAAATGTAAGTAGTGACGGCGGAGCAAGTGTAACAGAAAAAGGTGTTGTGTATTCCTCATCAGATAATTCTCCTGAAATAGGGGAGTCAGGTGTGATTAAGGATACAAATGGTTCAGGTACCGGTAGTTTTGGTAAAACAATTTTTGGTCTAAGCAGTGGTACGAACTATTATTTCAGGGCCTACGCCACCAATTCAGCTGGAACTGCCTATGGGACAATGGTGAGTTTTACTACTACCATGGCATCAGGTACTCCAGCAGATCAAAATTTTAATTCAAATGGAAATGTAACAGGATCAGGTCCTATTGATATAGATGGAATTAGATACACAGGTGGACCTAGTTCAGACCGTTATGTAATGGTTGATGATGTCAGTGGAATTACTCCAAGTACGGATTTTTCCGGTAAGGGAATTATGATAGGAAATAATAATCAAGAATCACCGGGTTACGCAGAATTTTTCTCAATAGACAATTCAAGGGATTTTAAAATTTCATCTTTTCTAATAGAAACATATTCCAATTCTGGGGGTGGTTATGCTACTGAATACACCATTATCGGTTATAATAATGGAGTACAAAAAGCTTCAACTGATGTCAACATGTTGGCTTCAGGAAACTATGGTTCAGGTAGCACTACAATTACTTATGCAAAGAACAGCAGTGGGATGAGTACAGCCGGTAGATTTACCTTTACAGGTTCTGGTTGGGGAAATGTCGACCATATAAGGATACAGACCAAGTCACCATCATTAGCATATTATTATGTAGGGTTGGATGATATAGATTTCGAAGACCCTGTTACCAATTCTACACCTACTGGGATTTTATTAAGTTCAAGTTCAGTAAATCAAAGTGCCGGTAACAATGCAACCGTCGGTACCTTAAGCACGACAGATGCTGATATTAGTGATTCCCATAGCTACAGTTTGGTTTCAGGGACCGGAGACTCAAATAATGGTAGTTTCAATATTAATGGTAATGCACTGAGAGCTAATAATACAGCCATTTTATCTCCTGGTAATTATTCTGTCAGGGTTCAGACCGACGATGGCAATGGAGGTACATACCAAAGTGTTTTCTCCATCACTGTTGTGGATAATGTGGCCCCGAGTTATGAAAACAGTACTCCTTCCCTGAGTAGTATAACCATATCTTCGGCGAATCTTTCAGTTGATCTGAATGAAGAAGGAAAAGTCTATTATGTTGTTCTCTCTGATGGCGCCACCGCTCCTTTTGCTATACATATAAGAAACGGGACAGATCGCTTTGGGTCACCAGCTCCATTTAGTGGAAACTTTACCACTTCAGGTACAACAGGGAATATAGGGATATCTGGACTGTCTCCCAATACTTCTTATGACCTGTGGGTAATGTCTGAGGATGGGATTCCTAATTTGGGTAGCACCGTGAAAATTGACTTTACTACGAATGCACCTGATTCCGATGGGAATTTGACAGATGCTGGAACTGTATCAGAACCAGTTGACATCAGTTCTTTAATTGATACCCAAGCTGAAGCAATTGATATATTTGATTTTAACATTTCTGATGGAGGAAGTGCAGATGGTTTGCCATTGACTGTTTCTCAAATTGCTATAAATGTTTCTGGGACAAGTAATGATTTGGGAAGAAGTAAAATTACTTTCCGACTCGATGGCAATGATGCTTCTAATGCTATCGGTGTTTATAATCCGACAACCGATAAGATTATCTTTAGTGGACTTTCCATATCTGTAGCAAATGGTACAAGTGAAACGTATACTGTTAATGCTTACTTTAATGATAATACAGGCATTATTGAAGATCAGACAGTCATTCTAAGCATTGATGGAGATACTGATTTGAGTGTAGGAAGTACTGGTACCCAAATGGGAACTACTTCAGTCGTTTCAAATGGTTCTGGAAGTGCTATTGATATTGTAGCTAGTCAATTGGTATTCAGTACTCAACCTGCAGGGTCTATTTCTGGACAGGCACTGACTACCCAGCCAACAGTTTCAGCTCGGGATGCTTATGGAAACATTGATAGTGATTTTTCTGAAACCATCACCTTGACCGAAGCAAGTGCCGGTTCCTTAACAGGAACAACAACTGTAAATGCGGTGAATGGAGTTGCAGTATTTTCAAATGTAGGCTATTCAGCAACAGTAGATCAGGAAACTTTTGGCATTAGTGCGAATGATCAGGATGGGGTCGGAACCAACCTTTCTGTAGTAGGTTCAAATGTTTTGACTTCAGATGTTGTGGCCTCCAAATTGATTTATGCAACACAACCAGCTCCTTTAAGTGTTGATAATGGTAAATCAACCTCCCTAACGACAGTTCCTGTTGTCAAAGCTGTTGATTCTAATGGTATAGTTGATACTGGTTATTCGACAAGTATCATTTTGGCTGAGGTAAACGGAGCTGGTTCCGCATCAATGTCAGCAACTTCGGACACAGATGGGAATGCTGCAACAATCAGTATTACACCTTCGTCTGGAATAGCCACTTTTATAGGGATGCAGTTGACCTATATTGCATCAGGGACAAGTGATGAGACATTTAACCTTCAAGCATCATCAGGTGGATTAAGCACAGCTAATAGTAATCAATTAACGGCAAGAGTAAATAATGCTCCGACAGCATCTTCCCCTTCAATTTCTGGTAGTTTATCAGTTGCAAAGCAATTAACAGGTAACTATAGCTATTCAGACCTTGAAAGTGACCCGGAAAGTGGTTCTACTTACAAATGGTACAGGGCTGAGGATAATACAGGTTCTGGAAAAGTGGCTATTTCTGGGGCAACTGAAAAGCAATATACTTTGCAGGCTGTTGACCAGGGGAAATATATCAGCTTTGAGGTTACCCCTAGTGATGGAACTGATGCTGGAACAGCTGTCGAAAGTGATTTTGAAGGCCCTGTCAAGATTGACCAAGCCATTACTTTTCCAAGCATAGCAAACAAAACATACGGAGGAGCATCATTTACCTTGGGGAATGCCCAAACTGATCAAGGCTTAACAGTAACCTATACGGCAACAGATCCAAATGTGGTCAGCATTACAGGCAACCAAGCTACTATTCTAAAGGCAGGAAATACACAAATCACTGCCACGCAATCAGGTGATGGGCTGACCAATGCGGCTGCTCCTGTAGTACAGACTTTGACAGTTGGTAAAGCAACCTTGACGGTAACGGCGGATGATAAATCCAAGGTCTATGGATCAACCGATCCGGTATTGAAGGTCAGCTATTCTGGTTTCGAAAATGGCGATGATGAAACTGCTCTAGGTGGAACCCTGGCTGTTAGCCGAGCAACAGGTGAAGATGTAGGCAACTATGTGATCACGGCATCAGGCTATACCTCGGATAACTACACGATCAGCTATACTACAGGGAACTTTGAAATAACCAAAGCCACGCTGATGGTAACGGCAGAAGATAAATCGAAAGTTTACGGGTCAACTGATCCGTTATTGACGGTCAGCTATACAGGTTTTAAAAACGGTGATGATAAGGCTGCCTTGGGTGGAACCCTGGCTATTAGCAGAGCCACAGGTGAAGATGTAGGCAACTATGTGATCACGGCATCAGGCTATACCTCGGATAACTACACGATCAGCTATACTACAGGGAACTTTGAAATAACCAAAGCCACGCTGATGGTAACGGCAGAAGATAAATCGAAAGTTTACGGGTCAACTGATCCGTTATTGACGGTCAGCTATACAGGTTTTAAAAACGGTGATGATAAGGCTGCCTTGGGTGGAACCCTGGCTATTAGCAGAGCCACAGGTGAAGATGTAGGCAACTATGTGATCACGGCATCAGGCTATACCTCGGATAACTACACGATCAGCTATACTACAGGGAACTTTGAAATAACCAAAGCCACGCTGATGGTAACGGCAGAAGATAAATCGAAAGTTTACGGGTCAACTGATCCGTTATTGACGGTCAGCTATACAGGTTTTAAAAACGGTGATGATAAGGCTGCCTTGGGTGGAACCCTGGCTATTAGCAGAGCCACAGGTGAAGATGTAGGCAACTATGTGATCACGGCATCAGGCTATACCTCGGATAACTACACGATCAGCTATACTACAGGGAACTTTGAAATAACCAAAGCCACGCTGATGGTAACGGCAGAAGATAAATCGAAAGTTTACGGGTCAACTGATCCGTTATTGACGGTCAGCTATACAGGTTTTAAAAACGGTGATGATAAGGCTGCCTTGGGTGGAACCCTGGCTATTAGCAGAGCCACAGGTGAAGATGTAGGCAACTATGTGATCACGGCATCAGGCTATACCTCGGATAACTACACGATCAGCTATACTACAGGGAACTTTGAAATAACCAAAGCCACGCTGATGGTAACGGCAGAAGATAAATCGAAAGTTTACGGGTCAACTGATCCGTTATTGACGGTCAGCTATACAGGTTTTAAAAACGGTGATGATAAGGCTGCCTTGGGTGGAACCCTGGCTATTAGCAGAGCCACAGGTGAAGATGTAGGCAACTATGTGATCACGGCATCAGGCTATACTTCCAATAACTATACGATCAGCTATACCGCAGGGGATTTTGAGATTACCAAAGCAACCTTGACGGTATTGGCGGATGATAAATCCAAGGTCTATGGAGCAACCGATCCGGTATTGACGGTCAGCTATACAGGTTTTAAAAACGGTGACGATAAGGCTGCCTTGGGTGGAACCCTGGCTATTAGCAGAACGACAGGTGAAGATGTAGGCAACTATGTGATCACGGCATCAGGCTATACTTCCGATAACTATACGATCAGCTATACCGCAGGGGATTTTGAGATTACCAAAGCAACCTTGACGGTATTGGCGGATGATAAATCCAAGGTCTATGGAGCAACCGATCCGGTATTGACGGTCAGCTATACAGGTTTTAAAAACGGTGACGATAAGGCTGCCTTGGGTGGAACCCTGGCTATTAGCAGAACGACAGGTGAAGATGTAGGCAACTATGCTATTACTGCAACAGGATATACCTCTGATAACTATACGATCAACTATACCGCGGGGAACTTTGAGATTACCAAGGCCACGCTTACGGTAACGGCGGATGATAAATCGAAGGTCTATGGATCAGTTGATCCAAGTTTAACAGTGAGTTACTCTGGTTTCGAAAATGGCGATGATGAAACTGCTCTAGGTGGAACCCTGGCTATTAGCAGAACCACAGGCGAGGATGTAGGCAACTATGCAATCACTGCATCAGGTTATAGCTCTGATAACTATACGATCAGCTATACCGCAGGGAACTTTGAGGTTACCAAGGCCACGCTTACGGTAACGGCAGAAGATAAATCGAAAGTTTACGGATCAGTTGACCCAAGTTTAACAGTGAGTTACTCTGGTTTTGAAAACGGTGATGATGAATCTGCTTTGGGTGGAACCCTGGCTATAAGCCGAGCTACCGGCGAGAATGTAGGCAACTATGCTATTACTGCAACAGGATATACCTCTGATAACTATACGATCAACTATACCGCGGGGAACTTTGAGATTACCAAGGCCACGCTTACGGTAACGGCGGATGATAAATCGAAGGTCTATGGATCAGTTGATCCAAGTTTAACAGTGAGTTACTCTGGTTTCGAAAATGGCGATGATGAAACTGCTCTAGGTGGAACCCTGGCTATTAGCAGAACCACAGGCGAGGATGTAGGCAACTATGCAATCACTGCATCAGGTTATAGCTCTGATAACTATACGATCAGCTATACCGCAGGGAACTTTGAGGTTACCAAGGCCACGCTTACGGTAACGGCAGAAGATAAATCGAAAGTTTACGGATCAGTTGACCCAAGTTTAACAGTGAGTTACTCTGGTTTTGAAAACGGTGATGATGAATCTGCTTTGGGTGGAACCCTGGCTATAAGCCGAGCTACCGGCGAGAATGTAGGCAACTATACGATTACTGCAACAGGTTATACTTCTGATAACTATACGATCAGCTATACCGCAGGGGACTTCGAGATTACCAAAGCAACCTTGACGGTAACGGCGGATGATAAATCCAAGGTCTATGGATCAGCTGATCCGGTATTGACGGTCAGCTACTCCGGTTTTGAAAACGGTGATGATAAGGCTGCTCTAGGTGGTACACTTGATATTGTAAGAACCACAGGTGAAAATGTGGGCAACTATGCAATTACTACCTCAGGCTATACCTCTGATAACTATACGATCAGCTATATCGCGGGGAACTTTGAGATAACCAAGGCCACGCTTACGGTAACGGCGGATGATAAATCGAAGGTGTATGGATCAGCTGATCCAAGTTTAACAGTGAGTTATTCTGGCTTTGTGAATGGTGATGATGAGACGGCATTGGGCGGTACCTTAGATATAAGCCGTGCAGCCGGAGAGGATGTGGGCACTTATGCAATTATTGCTTCCGGTTATAAGTCATCTAACTATACGATCAGCTATATGGATGGCAGCTTTGCAATTACTCAAGCAGCCTTAACTGTTACTGCTGATGATCAATCCAAAGTCTACGGAGATACTGATCCAAGTTTAATAGTGAGTTATTCTGGCTTTGTGAATGGTGATGATGAAACTGCTTTGGGTGGAACACTGGCTATTAGCCGATCAACAGGTGAAGATGTAGGCAACTATGCGATCACGGCGTCCGGCTATACCTCGGATAACTATACGATCAACTATACCGGGGGGAACTTTGAGATTACCAAGGCCACGCTGATGGTAACGGCAGATGACAAGAATAAGGTCTATGGATCAACTGATCCGGTATTGACGGTCAGCTACTCCGGTTTTGAAAACGGTGATGATGAAACTGCTTTGGGTGGAACACTGGCTATTAGCCGATCAACAGGTGAAGATGTAGGCAACTATGCGATCACGGCGTCCGGCTATACCTCGGATAACTATACGATCAGCTATACTACAGGCAACCTTGAGATCACCAAAGCCACGCTTACGGTAACGGCAGATGACAAGAATAAGGTCTATGGATCAACTGATCCGGTATTGACGGTCAGCTACTCCGGTTTTGAAAACGGTGATGATGAAACTGCTCTAGGTGGAACCCTGGCTGTTAGCCGAGCAACAGGTGAAGATGTGGGCAACTATACAATTACGGCATCAGGCTATACCTCTGATAACTATACGATCAACTATACCGCGGGGAACTTTGAGATTACCAAAGCCACGCTTACGGTAACGGCAGATGACAAGAATAAGGTCTATGGATCAGTTGATCCAAGTTTAACAGTGAGTTACTCTGGTTTTGAAAATGGCGATGATGAGGCTGCTCTAGGTGGAACCCTGGCTATTAGCAGAACCACAGGTGAAGATGTAGGCAACTATGCTATTACTGCAACAGGCTATACCTCTGATAACTATACGATCAACTATACCTCGGGGAACTTTGAGATTACCAAGGCCACGCTTACGGTAACGGCAGATGATAAATCCAAGGTCTATGGATCAGTTGATCCAAGTTTAACAGTGAGCTACTCCGGTTTTGTGAACGGCGATGATGAGGCTGCTTTGGGCGGAACCCTGGCTATTGTAAGAACCACAGGTGAAGATGTGGGCAACTATACAATTACGGCATCAGGCTATACCTCTGATAACTATACGATCAACTACACTGCGGGGAACTTTGAGGTTACCAAAGCCACATTAATGGTAGCAGCCGATGATAAGAATAAGGTCTATGGATCAACTGATCCTGTATTGACGGTCAGCTACTCTGGTTTTGAAAACGGTGATGATGAGGCTGCTCTAGGTGGAACCCTGGCTATTGTAAGAACCACAGGTGAAGATGTGGGCAACTATACAATTACGGCATCAGGCTATACCTCTGATAACTATACGATCAACTATACCGGGGGGAACTTCGAGATTACCAAAGCAACCTTGACGGTATTGGCGGATGATAAATCCAAGGTATATGGATCAGTTGATCCAAGTCTAACGGTCAACTATACAGGTTTTGGAAACGGTGATGATGAAACTGCCTTGGGCGGAACATTGGCTATAATCCGAGCAACAGGTGAAGATGTAGGCAACTATGCGATCACGGCGTCCGGCTATACCTCTGATAACTACTCGATCAACTATACCGCAGGGGACTTCGAGATTACCAAAGCAACCTTGACGGTATTGGCGGATGATAAATCCAAGGTATATGGATCAGTTGATCCAAGTTTAACGGTCAGCTACTCCGGTTTTGAAAACGGTGATGATGAAACTGCTTTGGGGGGAACACTGGCTATTAGCCGATCAACAGGTGAAGATGTAGGCAACTATGCGATCACGGCGTCCGGCTATACCTCGGATAACTATACGATCAGCTATACTACAGGCAACTTTGAGGTTACCAAAGCCACGCTTACGGTAACGGCAGATGACAAGAATAAGGTCTATGGATCAGCTGATCCAAGTTTAACGGTCAGCTACTCCGGTTTTGTAAATGGTGATGATCAGATTGCTCTAGATGGAACCCTGGCTATTGTAAGAACCACAGGTGAAGATGTGGGCAACTATGCGATCACGGCCTCTGGCTATACCTCTGATAACTACACGATCAGCTATACTACAGGGAACTTTGAGGTTACCAAAGCCACGCTTACGGTAACGGCAGATGACAAGAATAAGGTCTATGGATCAGTTGATCCAAGTTTAACAGTGAGTTACTCTGGTTTTGAAAACGGTGATGATGAGGCTGCTCTAGGTGGAACATTGGCTATTGTAAGAACCACAGGTGAAGATGTAGGCAACTATGCTATTACTGCAACAGGCTACAGCTCTGATAACTATACGATCAGCTATACTGCGGGGAATTTTGAGATCACACAGGCCACGCTGACGGTAACGGCCGATGACAAGTCCAAGGTTTTCGGAACTGCTGATCCTGCATTGACCTATGTTGTCAGTGGTCTTGTGAACGGTGATGGTATGGAAGTAATGGAAGGAAATCTTGACAGGTCTCCGGGCGAGGAGGTAGGCATTTACCCGATCAATAAGGGAAGCCTGTCCACAAACTCTAATTACCTCATGCAGTTCACTGGCGGTGAATTTACCATTGAAGCCAGAAAGATCGAGGAGGTCTACGAACCTGCTGCAGTGGAAGTAGCCTGGGGAGTGTCATATGATGAGGTGATCTTGCCGGAAACCGTTTTGGTACGTACCGAGGAGGATGAAATGATCAACCTTCCAGTTCGCTGGGACAGGACTGGTATTGACCTGAGGAACAGGGGTAGCTACACCATCAATGGGGAACTGGTCCTGCCAAGCAGTGTTTCCGAGGATGCGCCGAGCCCTTATATGGATGTCGTGGTGTTGCCAAAACCGGCACCAACGGACCTTCTATTGGACCACACTGAATTTGAAGCTTCGGTAGAAAACATTCAAATCGCAATAGGGGGCCTTGAAGTCATTGATCCGGTTGATGATGTGCATATGCTTGATTTGGTTCCTGGAGCAGGGGATAACCAATACTTCCTATTATCGGGCAGTGCGCTGTACTGGAGTTCCAACGAAGCCCTTGCCGGAAGGACATCGTTTACAGTGGTGCTCCAGGTAATGGATGCCGACGGAAATATTTTGGAGAAGTCCTTCACGATAACCAGGCTGCGGAAATCACTGGATGAAATCGAGATATACAATACGTTTACACCAAACCAGGATGGTACCAACGACACCTGGGGCATTGAAGAGCTGAAGTACTATACAGGGGTAAGGATCATGGTGTTTGAAAGAAGCGGGAAACGGGTTTTCCTGACCACTGATCCAGAGACCAGATGGGACGGAACCTTCAACGGAAAGGAATTGGCACCTGGGTCTTATTTCTGGGTGGTGGAAACAGGTGAGACCGACAAGGTAAGGCGTGGAACCTTAAACCTGCTTAGAAGATGA